In Lascolabacillus massiliensis, a single genomic region encodes these proteins:
- a CDS encoding TetR/AcrR family transcriptional regulator, protein MMNKNTTEQKIIKAADKLFTQKGYAATKTREIAEEAETNLALLNYYFGSKEKLYKKVVQEKFRILLGAIGPVMWDETIPLEDKIRLITENYTKLLIENEELPIFILNELTINKELFKEITENARLIAQPVIEKQLKERNIEMTASHMIVNILSLTIFPFVAKPLIISSGLVKKEEFVDFVSERKEKILEWITATIKK, encoded by the coding sequence ATGATGAATAAGAATACAACAGAACAAAAAATTATCAAAGCAGCAGATAAACTCTTCACACAGAAAGGGTATGCAGCAACAAAGACCAGAGAGATAGCAGAGGAAGCAGAAACAAATCTGGCATTGTTGAATTATTACTTTGGCAGTAAAGAGAAACTTTACAAAAAAGTAGTGCAAGAGAAGTTCAGGATTCTATTAGGTGCAATTGGTCCTGTTATGTGGGATGAGACTATTCCATTAGAAGACAAGATCAGACTGATAACTGAAAATTATACCAAATTGCTTATTGAAAATGAAGAACTTCCAATCTTTATACTTAATGAACTGACAATTAACAAGGAGCTCTTCAAAGAGATTACTGAAAATGCTCGATTGATAGCACAGCCGGTTATAGAGAAACAGCTTAAGGAGAGAAACATCGAAATGACAGCTTCTCATATGATAGTCAATATATTAAGTCTAACTATTTTCCCATTCGTTGCAAAACCATTGATCATATCTTCGGGATTAGTAAAAAAAGAAGAGTTTGTTGATTTTGTGTCAGAACGAAAAGAGAAGATTTTAGAATGGATAACAGCAACCATAAAAAAATAA
- a CDS encoding TolC family protein, producing MPLKTLLISIVLTSVYIPFISGQNITIEECQVKAEANYPAIAMYDIIEKTKEFNIANANKAYFPQGSFIAQGTWQSDVTSIDLEVPGFQLPTIDRDQFRVVAELNQLIWDGGRVSAQKNSIEVNAELDKRQLNNEIYTLKERVNNLYFGVLLIKEQLNQLGILEKELQRNYDNVKAYMQNGVANESDLMIVRVERLKARQQRTNLESNLMAYIQMLSVLIGEELNSDMVFVKPDPGITTILPIINRPEILMFEAQENALESQKSLLNAGVMPTIGAFAQGGYGKPGLNMFDNQFNPYFLGGVRLTWNFSNLYTLKSDIRKIDLQKSAVNSRREIFLQNLNIVIPQQQIEIEKYRKTMQDDEEIIRLHTQIRETTEIKVENGTMTVSDLMKEIIAEESAKQAKVLHEIQFLMSVYSLKYITNQN from the coding sequence ATGCCACTCAAAACATTATTGATATCGATAGTTTTGACTTCAGTGTACATACCATTTATATCTGGTCAAAATATAACTATTGAAGAATGTCAGGTTAAGGCTGAGGCTAACTATCCAGCAATTGCCATGTATGATATTATTGAGAAAACAAAAGAGTTTAACATTGCAAATGCTAATAAAGCATATTTCCCTCAGGGATCCTTTATTGCTCAAGGAACATGGCAGTCAGATGTAACAAGTATTGATCTTGAAGTACCGGGATTTCAGCTTCCTACTATTGATCGGGATCAATTCAGAGTAGTTGCTGAATTAAATCAGCTTATATGGGACGGAGGAAGAGTTTCGGCACAAAAGAATAGTATTGAGGTTAATGCAGAGTTAGACAAAAGGCAGCTCAACAATGAGATATATACTTTAAAAGAGCGTGTAAATAATCTCTATTTTGGTGTTTTACTGATTAAAGAGCAATTAAATCAACTTGGAATTCTGGAGAAAGAACTTCAGCGTAATTATGATAATGTAAAAGCTTATATGCAAAATGGTGTAGCTAACGAGTCCGACCTCATGATAGTAAGAGTTGAACGGCTAAAAGCAAGGCAACAGCGAACTAATCTTGAATCAAATCTGATGGCGTATATTCAAATGTTGTCGGTACTTATAGGTGAAGAGCTTAATAGCGATATGGTATTTGTTAAACCAGATCCAGGAATTACAACAATCCTGCCGATAATCAACAGGCCTGAAATCCTGATGTTTGAAGCACAAGAGAATGCCTTAGAATCACAGAAATCGCTCCTGAATGCAGGTGTAATGCCAACTATTGGTGCATTTGCTCAGGGAGGCTATGGTAAACCAGGTCTAAACATGTTTGATAACCAATTTAACCCCTATTTTTTAGGAGGAGTGCGACTGACCTGGAATTTCAGCAATCTATACACCTTGAAGAGTGACATCAGGAAGATTGATTTGCAAAAGTCGGCAGTCAACTCACGCAGAGAAATATTTCTTCAAAATCTGAATATAGTGATACCACAACAACAAATTGAAATTGAAAAATATAGAAAAACTATGCAGGATGATGAAGAAATTATCAGACTGCATACTCAGATACGTGAGACTACCGAAATAAAGGTAGAGAATGGTACTATGACCGTTTCCGATCTGATGAAGGAAATTATTGCAGAAGAGTCAGCCAAGCAGGCAAAGGTTCTGCATGAGATTCAATTTCTAATGTCTGTTTATTCTCTTAAATACATTACAAATCAAAACTAA
- a CDS encoding HlyD family secretion protein, whose amino-acid sequence MKPFKLFTAISILLLMISCKDGEDNYDATGSFEATEVIVSSQANGTVLEFNLNEGDQLQKGQLVGIIDSTQLYLHKMSILSNAKGVIAQQPDINAQTAALRDQINSLKREKERVERLVSANAANQKQLDDIVSQLEVLESQLSAQTSTLQKSIAHITAQSSSLEIQIAQLDDQLEKTRVVSPISGTVLNKYIEVGELATMGTPLFKVADTGVMYLRAYVTNDQLAMIKLNDLVTVSVDDGKRGMKSYKGTINWISEKSEFTPKTIQTKNERANLVYALRIAVPNDGFLKIGMYGEVKFN is encoded by the coding sequence ATGAAACCATTTAAATTATTCACTGCAATATCAATTCTACTATTGATGATTTCATGCAAAGATGGAGAAGATAATTACGACGCTACCGGATCATTCGAAGCAACTGAAGTAATTGTGTCCTCTCAGGCAAACGGTACAGTTTTAGAATTTAATTTGAATGAAGGAGATCAATTACAGAAGGGACAACTAGTAGGAATTATAGATAGCACACAGCTATACCTCCATAAAATGAGCATTCTTTCCAATGCCAAAGGAGTTATAGCTCAACAGCCTGATATTAATGCTCAGACAGCAGCTTTAAGAGATCAGATAAACAGCTTGAAGAGAGAAAAGGAAAGAGTGGAAAGGTTGGTTTCTGCTAATGCAGCAAATCAAAAACAACTAGATGATATTGTATCTCAACTGGAAGTATTGGAGAGTCAGCTTTCAGCACAAACATCCACTCTTCAGAAAAGTATTGCACATATAACAGCACAAAGCTCCTCATTAGAAATACAGATAGCACAACTTGATGATCAGCTTGAGAAAACCCGCGTAGTAAGTCCCATCTCAGGTACAGTATTAAATAAATATATCGAAGTTGGAGAACTTGCTACTATGGGCACTCCTCTCTTTAAGGTTGCTGATACCGGTGTGATGTACTTAAGGGCATATGTTACAAACGATCAGCTTGCTATGATTAAGTTAAATGATCTGGTGACAGTTAGTGTTGATGATGGCAAAAGAGGTATGAAATCGTACAAAGGGACAATTAACTGGATATCAGAAAAATCAGAATTTACTCCTAAAACCATACAGACCAAAAATGAACGGGCTAATCTGGTTTATGCACTTAGGATAGCTGTACCTAATGATGGATTTCTTAAAATTGGCATGTATGGCGAAGTGAAATTTAATTAA
- a CDS encoding ABC transporter ATP-binding protein, producing MIEVKDLHKSYGKSGKKNALNGISFTVDDGEIFGVIGPDGAGKSTLFRILASLILPDSGSAIMNGYDIVKDYRKIRQIIGYMPGKFSLYQDLSVEENLKFFATLFGTTIEENYLLIKDIYQQIEPFKNRRAGALSGGMKQKLALSCALIHKPEILILDEPTTGVDPVSRKEFWDMLARLKEQGITILLSTAYMDEAGRCDRIALIRKGKFFASDTPKGIIDKYTESLWAVEGSRMSAILHELRNHEGIKRSFAFGDKIHITVDDDLQIDELKQYLLDKEFSDVKIASIEPTVEDCFMALTSK from the coding sequence ATGATAGAGGTAAAAGATTTACATAAGAGTTACGGAAAGAGCGGGAAAAAAAATGCCCTCAACGGGATATCTTTCACGGTAGATGATGGAGAGATATTTGGAGTGATTGGTCCCGATGGTGCCGGAAAGTCCACTTTGTTCAGAATTCTTGCCTCACTTATTCTACCAGATAGCGGCTCAGCTATTATGAACGGATATGATATTGTGAAAGATTACCGAAAGATAAGACAGATTATTGGCTATATGCCGGGCAAATTTTCACTATATCAGGATTTGAGTGTAGAAGAGAATCTAAAGTTCTTTGCAACACTATTTGGTACTACAATTGAAGAAAACTATCTTCTCATTAAAGATATTTACCAGCAGATTGAACCTTTTAAGAATCGACGTGCAGGTGCTCTTTCGGGAGGAATGAAACAGAAGCTGGCATTAAGTTGTGCGCTGATTCATAAACCTGAAATATTGATTCTTGATGAACCCACCACAGGTGTAGATCCCGTTTCCAGAAAAGAGTTCTGGGATATGCTGGCACGTCTGAAAGAGCAAGGTATTACTATACTATTATCTACTGCCTATATGGACGAGGCCGGCAGATGTGATAGAATTGCTCTTATTCGCAAAGGTAAATTTTTTGCATCTGATACTCCAAAAGGAATTATTGATAAATACACCGAGAGTTTATGGGCCGTTGAAGGAAGCAGGATGTCGGCTATTCTGCACGAATTACGGAACCATGAAGGAATTAAAAGAAGTTTCGCATTTGGAGACAAAATTCATATTACGGTAGATGATGATCTGCAGATTGATGAGCTAAAGCAATATCTCTTAGATAAAGAGTTCAGTGATGTGAAAATAGCTTCTATAGAGCCAACTGTTGAGGATTGTTTTATGGCATTGACAAGTAAATAG
- a CDS encoding ABC transporter ATP-binding protein, giving the protein MSKKVIEVSDLTKKFGSFTAVDHISFNVEEGEIFGFLGANGAGKTTAMQMLCGISMPTAGEGTVAGYDIIKENELIKRNIGYMSQKFSLYEDLKVWENIRLFGGIYGLSGKEIALKTDILLKKLDFEKERNTLVKYLPLGWKQKLAFSVAIFHEPEIVFLDEPTGGVDPAMRRQFWEMIYDASDRGITVFVTTHYMDEAEYCNRVSIMVDGRIEALDSPSELRRQFKAETMDEVFRKLARKAERGLK; this is encoded by the coding sequence ATGAGCAAAAAGGTTATTGAGGTTTCAGATCTTACCAAAAAGTTTGGCAGTTTCACCGCCGTGGATCATATATCATTTAATGTTGAAGAGGGAGAAATATTTGGATTTCTTGGTGCCAATGGTGCAGGTAAAACAACTGCAATGCAGATGTTATGCGGTATAAGTATGCCAACTGCAGGAGAGGGAACGGTTGCAGGTTATGATATAATAAAAGAGAACGAGTTGATAAAACGAAATATTGGTTATATGAGTCAAAAGTTTTCCCTTTATGAAGACCTGAAAGTTTGGGAAAATATTAGACTTTTTGGAGGTATATATGGTCTCTCAGGAAAAGAAATAGCATTAAAAACAGATATACTTCTCAAGAAACTTGATTTTGAGAAAGAACGAAATACATTGGTGAAATATCTTCCCTTGGGCTGGAAACAAAAACTGGCATTCTCGGTTGCAATTTTTCATGAACCCGAGATAGTTTTTCTGGATGAACCAACAGGTGGGGTAGATCCTGCCATGCGGAGACAGTTCTGGGAGATGATTTATGATGCATCTGACCGGGGAATTACAGTTTTTGTGACCACTCACTATATGGATGAAGCCGAATACTGCAATCGAGTATCAATAATGGTAGATGGCAGAATTGAAGCCCTTGATTCACCTTCAGAATTGAGAAGACAATTCAAAGCTGAAACAATGGATGAGGTATTCAGAAAGCTTGCACGCAAAGCAGAGAGGGGATTAAAATGA
- a CDS encoding ABC transporter permease, translating to MKQFIAFVDKEFRHIIRDSRTLLIIIGLPVVEILLFGFAINMEVQNIRVAFYDPVPDDFTTDIAERIKNNSYFTFLGYMQTMNDMEEALRKDKLDLAVVFQHNFQEDIVNSGSAAVQLIANSSDPNRGNISASYASAIILGYQQEQTELTEVPFQILTENRMIYNPQMKSSYMFVPGIMGLVLMIICTIMTSVSIVREKERGTMEVLLASPLKQGTMIFAKTIPYMVISFIDFVIILLLSYFVMGVPVNGSLTLLSLVAIIYISLTLTYGLTVSTLVDKQVNAVIFSAITAMIPVLMLSGMIFPVENMPVLLRAISTIVPARWFIDAVRKVMIQGQGLFVIWKELLILIGMTLFLLRVTIIKTKKRLE from the coding sequence ATGAAACAATTTATTGCTTTTGTAGATAAAGAGTTCCGTCATATCATTCGTGATAGCAGAACATTGCTTATAATAATAGGTCTGCCTGTTGTAGAAATCCTACTGTTTGGATTTGCTATAAATATGGAGGTGCAGAACATCAGAGTAGCTTTTTATGATCCAGTGCCAGATGACTTTACTACAGACATTGCTGAGAGAATTAAAAACAACTCCTACTTTACCTTTCTGGGATATATGCAAACAATGAATGACATGGAAGAAGCATTGAGAAAGGATAAACTCGATCTGGCAGTTGTCTTTCAGCATAACTTTCAGGAAGATATAGTGAATTCAGGAAGTGCAGCGGTTCAATTAATTGCAAATAGTTCAGATCCCAATCGAGGAAATATCTCGGCATCTTATGCTTCTGCAATTATATTAGGTTATCAGCAAGAGCAAACCGAACTTACGGAGGTTCCTTTTCAGATTCTGACTGAGAACAGAATGATCTACAACCCACAAATGAAATCATCTTATATGTTTGTTCCTGGAATAATGGGACTTGTGCTTATGATTATATGTACTATAATGACATCTGTCTCTATCGTCAGAGAAAAAGAGAGAGGAACAATGGAGGTTTTGCTTGCATCGCCACTTAAACAGGGTACAATGATTTTTGCAAAGACTATACCTTATATGGTAATATCATTTATTGACTTTGTTATTATACTACTACTAAGTTATTTTGTTATGGGTGTACCTGTGAATGGTAGCCTGACTCTGCTTTCTTTGGTCGCAATAATATACATTTCACTTACTCTGACATATGGTTTGACAGTCTCCACTTTAGTAGATAAACAGGTTAACGCGGTTATTTTTTCGGCTATTACTGCCATGATACCGGTACTAATGTTGTCAGGAATGATTTTTCCCGTGGAAAATATGCCTGTATTATTAAGGGCAATATCTACAATTGTGCCGGCACGATGGTTTATTGATGCTGTACGTAAAGTAATGATCCAGGGACAAGGATTATTTGTAATCTGGAAAGAGTTGCTGATACTTATTGGAATGACTCTGTTCCTTTTGAGGGTCACAATTATAAAAACAAAAAAGAGATTGGAGTAG
- a CDS encoding ABC transporter permease, with protein sequence MKTLKFLVEKEFKQMFRNPLIPKLIILYPIMVLLIFPWAVSFEIKNIKIDVVDHSKSSYSKRLTDKIDASKYFILNDTPLDYKTAMLNMDNGETDMIIEIPASFDRDIIKSRTSSLGVAVNSVNGTLGLLGSNYIMQIVNDFSSELRNELVYTIPPESRENMLRRPKIDIITQNKFNPELDYKNFMIPGFMVLLLTLICGILPALNIVMEKENGTIQQINVTPVKRYHFILAKLIPFWIVGLIVMIISVTTAYMLYGLWPMGGVIAILFSSIVFILSISGLGLIISNYSSTMQQASFLVMFFILILILLGGMFTPVSSMPVWAQLIAAVNPFSYLTKTFRMIYLNGSNITDVWMNLISLVIIAIVLNGWAVISYKKR encoded by the coding sequence ATGAAAACTTTAAAATTTCTCGTAGAAAAAGAGTTTAAGCAGATGTTCAGAAATCCTTTGATTCCCAAATTGATCATATTGTATCCAATTATGGTACTTCTCATTTTTCCATGGGCTGTGAGTTTTGAAATTAAAAACATCAAAATAGATGTTGTGGATCACAGTAAAAGCAGTTACTCCAAAAGATTAACCGACAAAATTGATGCTTCTAAATATTTTATTCTTAACGATACTCCACTTGATTATAAAACAGCAATGTTGAATATGGATAATGGTGAGACAGATATGATAATTGAGATACCAGCATCGTTTGACAGAGATATTATTAAAAGCAGGACTTCCTCTCTGGGTGTAGCAGTGAATTCTGTAAATGGCACTCTTGGATTATTAGGCAGCAATTATATTATGCAGATTGTGAATGATTTCTCGTCGGAGCTACGTAACGAGTTAGTTTACACAATTCCTCCGGAATCGAGAGAAAACATGTTGCGAAGACCTAAGATTGATATTATCACCCAAAATAAATTTAACCCTGAACTTGATTATAAGAATTTTATGATACCAGGGTTCATGGTACTCTTATTAACGCTTATATGTGGCATTTTACCTGCACTTAATATTGTTATGGAAAAAGAAAATGGTACTATACAACAGATAAATGTCACCCCGGTAAAAAGGTATCATTTTATTCTTGCCAAACTTATCCCATTCTGGATTGTCGGATTAATTGTAATGATTATTTCTGTTACAACTGCCTACATGTTATACGGGCTTTGGCCGATGGGAGGTGTTATCGCTATCCTTTTTTCTTCAATTGTTTTTATTCTGTCCATTTCAGGATTGGGACTTATCATATCTAATTATTCCTCCACTATGCAACAGGCAAGTTTTCTTGTTATGTTTTTTATTCTAATTCTGATACTTCTTGGAGGTATGTTTACTCCAGTTTCAAGTATGCCAGTATGGGCTCAATTAATTGCAGCTGTTAACCCCTTTAGTTATCTGACTAAAACATTCCGAATGATTTATCTTAATGGCAGCAATATAACTGATGTGTGGATGAATTTAATTTCACTGGTAATTATTGCTATAGTTCTTAATGGATGGGCAGTGATCAGTTACAAGAAAAGATAG
- a CDS encoding tropomyosin produces the protein MIDSNPRLVSDSLKTLDVESLNRSNRAYYNLLKTISDDKTYVDFTSDSLINSVTYYYKSHDPKNPNLIRSLAYQGIVRTRMGIMDSTVYEPLREASRLLNATSQPNPSLGYLINYFLGNINYNGRNYISANEHYQKAKDFAQLEQDSVHLFDTYLAFFWNEMKMRNIVNGKNYLDSLSAFYNLLPEKDYFIFNAQSFYYDVIGDPVTALEREKAKLSLVRSQDESIDVSRVYYNISSRYVGLQLFDSAMLYAQIALDMIKDSTYSQNYLYHMKIADIAELQGNYTLANKYRKDAFEMYVNSAQDRFDTQIAEFEKRYDLTESENEALRARQQALRVIIFALILVIVLIFILMYARKVRRVTQIKLMQAEEKMRHQEIQAEIMRKEEGKRKWLIQLYSNISDRLTFLQGEFEKLTQRYVSSQPKVYKEMQTILKNTDTDLRDINRTLSPDEETFYSYTHLIDENGILNANEKMMLMLIACDADNRQLATFMNTTVESVRVRKSQLKKKMSENNLDISLFND, from the coding sequence ATGATAGACAGTAATCCCCGACTTGTGTCAGATAGTTTAAAAACACTGGATGTAGAATCATTAAATAGGTCTAACAGAGCATATTACAACCTTCTTAAGACTATATCTGACGATAAGACATATGTAGATTTTACGAGTGACTCACTTATAAATTCAGTAACATATTATTATAAATCTCATGATCCAAAAAATCCTAATCTGATAAGATCATTAGCTTATCAGGGAATTGTGCGTACTCGTATGGGTATTATGGATAGTACTGTTTATGAGCCTCTCAGGGAGGCAAGCAGGTTACTGAATGCTACATCACAACCCAATCCATCACTGGGTTATCTAATCAATTATTTTCTAGGTAATATAAATTATAATGGCAGGAACTATATTTCTGCTAATGAGCATTATCAAAAAGCGAAAGATTTTGCTCAACTAGAGCAAGATTCAGTACATCTGTTTGATACCTATCTTGCATTTTTCTGGAATGAGATGAAGATGAGGAATATTGTAAATGGGAAAAATTATCTTGATTCTTTGTCTGCATTTTATAATCTGTTGCCGGAAAAAGACTATTTTATATTCAATGCCCAGTCGTTTTATTATGATGTTATCGGAGATCCTGTCACTGCACTTGAAAGAGAAAAAGCAAAATTGTCACTTGTGAGATCGCAAGATGAGAGCATCGATGTATCAAGGGTTTACTACAATATTTCGAGCAGGTATGTTGGACTTCAACTTTTTGATAGTGCAATGCTTTATGCTCAGATAGCATTGGATATGATAAAAGATAGCACTTATAGTCAGAATTATCTATATCATATGAAGATAGCTGATATTGCTGAATTGCAGGGAAATTATACACTTGCAAACAAATATAGAAAAGATGCATTTGAAATGTATGTTAATTCAGCGCAAGACAGATTTGATACTCAGATCGCTGAGTTTGAGAAGAGGTATGACTTGACAGAATCAGAAAACGAAGCGCTTCGTGCACGTCAGCAAGCACTTAGGGTTATAATTTTTGCACTTATTCTGGTTATAGTATTAATATTTATATTGATGTATGCGAGGAAAGTCAGGAGAGTTACTCAGATTAAACTTATGCAGGCCGAGGAAAAAATGAGGCATCAGGAAATTCAGGCTGAGATAATGAGAAAAGAGGAGGGTAAGCGTAAATGGCTGATCCAATTATATAGTAATATTTCGGACAGGCTTACATTTCTTCAGGGAGAGTTTGAGAAACTCACACAAAGGTATGTATCCTCTCAGCCCAAGGTATATAAAGAGATGCAGACAATATTGAAGAATACGGACACTGATCTTCGTGATATAAACAGGACACTATCGCCTGATGAGGAGACATTCTATAGCTATACTCATTTAATAGATGAAAATGGTATTTTAAATGCCAATGAAAAAATGATGCTTATGCTTATCGCATGCGATGCAGACAACCGTCAGCTCGCAACTTTTATGAATACAACAGTTGAAAGTGTAAGAGTTAGAAAATCGCAATTAAAGAAGAAAATGAGCGAAAATAATCTCGATATTTCGCTATTTAATGATTAA
- a CDS encoding AraC family transcriptional regulator: MDTENKNTDNVRKYLLTDVESCTFTFSDGMTSKVKSNSDKEIVLVKLIPHSTRSKSFEDKVLRNYMSTKNVTELAELCQYDCVRTFTRHFKKCFGQTPYQWMLDRKMEEIQSLVLNSDMSITEIAKMYDFKSVSHLVNLYSKRFGNSPHKSRLLDAI, from the coding sequence ATGGACACAGAAAATAAAAACACAGATAACGTACGTAAGTACTTGCTCACAGATGTTGAGTCATGCACATTTACATTTTCAGATGGAATGACTAGTAAAGTTAAGTCCAATTCAGATAAAGAAATTGTACTTGTTAAACTGATTCCTCATTCAACAAGATCAAAGTCATTTGAAGATAAAGTTCTCAGGAACTATATGTCTACAAAAAACGTAACTGAACTGGCAGAACTTTGTCAATACGACTGCGTAAGAACATTTACACGCCATTTTAAGAAGTGTTTTGGACAAACTCCTTACCAATGGATGCTAGACCGTAAAATGGAAGAAATTCAGTCGCTAGTACTTAATTCTGACATGAGCATTACAGAGATTGCCAAGATGTACGATTTTAAAAGTGTTTCACACTTGGTGAATCTTTATAGTAAACGTTTCGGAAATTCTCCACATAAAAGCAGATTATTGGATGCTATCTGA